From Ipomoea triloba cultivar NCNSP0323 chromosome 5, ASM357664v1, the proteins below share one genomic window:
- the LOC116020879 gene encoding probable serine/threonine-protein kinase abkC, giving the protein MSRFLAIGNIKRIAKSTQQNQTAISSEGTKYGLFIRIGLCSPQYRYCGHYMSSTRGQAKFTTCRIQNSFHQSYSATHGRSTIANHAHLTWKRFQQQSLFRGRTFLAIYRIAQAVSLALSRPYVAFPGIFALTCGRNVALARALPDADFISPRNALYMHAQDGHVYFTSLIRSKFYGIVLLLRAFYLAVLFSPSIVMAPFVDVFGPRYMQIWLQVVRRTLEKAGPAFIKWGQWAATRPDLFTSSLCTELSKLQTNAPEHSFAYTKKTIERAFGRKIAEIFDDFEEKPVASGSIAQVHRASLHRHHGRKIKPIAVAVKVRHPGVGESIKRDFEIINVVARISKFIPTLKWLRLDESVQQFAVFMMSQVDLAREAAHLSRFIYNFRRWKDVSFPKPVYPLVHPAVLVETFEQGESVSYYVDELVGHERIKSALAHIGTHALLKMLLVDNFVHADMHPGNILVRVTQSKSSRKRIFKSKPHVIFLDVGMTAELSSSDRISLLEFFKAVARRDGRTAAECTLKLSKKQNCPDPETFIKEVKESFDFWGTDESNSIHPAECMQRLLEQVRRHRVNIDGNVCTVMVTTLVLEGWQRKLDPDYDVMHTLQTLLLKSDWAESLSYTIEGLMAP; this is encoded by the exons ATGTCCAG ATTCTTGGCAATTGGGAATATTAAAAGAATTGCAAAGTCCACACAACAAAATCAAACTGCCATCAGTTCAGAAGGGACAAAATATGGATTGTTTATCAGAATCGGGTTATGTTCTCCTCAGTACAGATATTGTGGACATTACATGTCTTCTACCAGAGGGCAAGCAAAATTCACAACATGCAGAATCCAGAACAGCTTCCACCAGAGTTATTCGGCCACTCACGGGAGAAGTACTATAGCAAATCATGCCCATCTTACATGGAAGAGGTTCCAGCAACAGTCTTTATTTAGAGGACGGACTTTTCTTGCTATATATAGAATTGCGCAAGCAGTTAGCTTGGCTTTGAGCCGCCCTTATGTGGCTTTTCCTGGTATATTTGCATTAACATGTGGAAGAAATGTAGCACTGGCCCGAGCACTACCAGATGCAGATTTTATCTCCCCAAGGAATGCTCTGTATATGCATGCTCAAGATGGACATGTTTACTTTACCTCATTGATACGCTCTAAATTTTATGGCATTGTTCTGCTGTTGAGAGCATTTTATTTAGCAGTACTCTTTTCACCAAGTATAGTAATGGCTCCATTTGTGGATGTTTTTGGACCTCGTTACATGCAAATCTGGCTTCAGGTTGTTCGACGAACACTGGAAAAAGCTGGCCCTGCATTTATAAAGTGGGGCCAGTGGGCAGCTACGCGACCAGATCTTTTCACTAGCAGTTTATGTACTGAACTGTCAAAGCTCCAGACAAATGCCCCTGAACATAGCTTTGCCTACACTAAAAAGACCATAGAAAGAGCTTTTGGTCGTAAAATTGCTGAAATCTTTGATGACTTTGAAGAAAAGCCTGTAGCATCTGGAAGTATTGCTCAAGTTCATCGAGCTTCCTTGCATCGGCACCATGGTAGGAAGATCAAGCCCATTGCAGTGGCTGTGAAGGTTAGACATCCTGGAGTTGGTGAATCAATAAAAAGAGATTTTGAGATAATCAATGTAGTTGCAAGGATATCAAAATTCATTCCTACACTTAAGTGGTTAAGATTGGACGAAAGTGTACAGCAGTTTGCTGTTTTTATGATGTCTCAAGTTGACCTTGCTAGGGAGGCTGCCCATTTAAGCCgcttcatttataattttagaagaTGGAAGGATGTTTCTTTTCCAAAGCCTGTATATCCATTAGTACATCCTGCAGTATTGGTGGAAACATTTGAGCAGGGGGAAAGTGTTTCATACTATGTTGATGAGCTTGTGGGGCATGAACGAATTAAAAGTGCACTTGCTCATATTGGAACCCATGCACTTCTCAAGATGCTTCTG GTGGACAATTTTGTGCATGCTGACATGCATCCTGGAAATATCCTTGTTCGGGTAACCCAGAGCAAGTCTTCACGGAAACGTATCTTCAAATCAAAGCCTCATGTTATTTTCCTTGATGTAGGCATGACTGCTGAGCTTTCTAGTAGCGACCGAATATCGCTGCTGGAATTCTTTAAGGCTGTTGCTCGACGAGATGGGCGCACTGCAGCAGAATGCACTTTGAAATTATCAAAGAAACAGAACTGCCCTGATCCTGAGACATTCATTAAG GAAGTGAAAGAGTCATTTGATTTCTGGGGTACTGATGAAAGCAATTCAATTCATCCAGCTGAGTGCATGCAGCGTCTACTTGAGCAAGTTAGGCGTCATAGAGTTAACATTGATGGGAATGTGTGCACCGTGATGGTGACAACTTTAGTCCTCGAG GGGTGGCAGCGGAAGCTTGATCCCGATTATGATGTAATGCACACGTTACAGACGCTGCTGCTCAAGTCAGATTGGGCAGAGTCGCTTTCCTATACAATCGAAGGACTCATGGCCCCGTGA
- the LOC116019038 gene encoding uncharacterized protein LOC116019038 produces the protein MIEEVAGTPQALPLLSLNHVSLLVKDVFSSVRFYEDVLGFCLVKRPSSFNFHGAWLYNYGIGIHLLERESSQNCDTVADEPRPINPKDNHISFQCTDVAEVKRRLEAMGMKYATAVVEEEGITVDQVFFHDPDGYMLEICNCDNLPMLPISSGGSSCPLRRPTAAAAQPSTGYGSCGFMEALMMESLSMDMLNFSF, from the exons ATGATTGAGGAAGTTGCTGGAACCCCCCAGGCCCTCCCTCTTCTGTCTCTCAACCATGTTTCCCTCTTGGTTAAGGATGTGTTTAGTTCGGTTCGTTTCTACGAGGATGTCTTGGGCTTTTGCCTCGTCAAACGCCCTTCCTCCTTCAATTTCCATGGAGCCTG GTTGTATAACTATGGGATTGGCATACACTTGCTAGAGAGGGAATCCTCTCAGAATTGTGACACTGTTGCCGATGAGCCTCGACCAATTAATCCCAAAGATAATCACATCTCCTTTCAG TGCACGGATGTGGCGGAGGTGAAGAGAAGATTGGAGGCGATGGGAATGAAGTACGCGACGGCGGTGGTGGAGGAGGAGGGTATAACGGTGGACCAAGTGTTCTTCCACGACCCTGATGGCTACATGCTTGAGATCTGCAACTGTGACAACCTACCTATGCTGCCTATCTCCTCCGGCGGCAGCAGCTGCCCTCTCCGGCGACCCACGGCAGCGGCGGCGCAGCCTTCCACCGGCTACGGGAGCTGTGGGTTCATGGAGGCGCTCATGATGGAGAGCTTGAGCATGGACATGCTCAACTTCTCATTCTAA